The following are encoded together in the Lytechinus variegatus isolate NC3 chromosome 19, Lvar_3.0, whole genome shotgun sequence genome:
- the LOC121406385 gene encoding uncharacterized protein LOC121406385 codes for MNRDLLNVDTSPPATQSQRSAVSPPGQTPAKPGAGTRSASQQPASHDKGDIKSPSGSSGIGTDMALLKAKPNKIVKKHKDKGDIKSLPGSSGLGTDMAPSSKAKPKKNKPSPSTSNSEFEERLTKLESLLTKALENQATRYQDSAPSEAESFYDDSNYGYDDQNSQFHAGQVHVTNVSDDYLQAPDFESGEGECDVGQGPSIPALAAKFAQPQEMGQAIDDNLAMSASYLLSNKLGEKALEESLGKYPPPTNCPLVDVPRVNGPIWDKLKQVTRQRDLQLQKIQRSLTRGLTAFLQSLDPGNISEAQQDCLALLSNANFELNCTRKRLIRPDMNMKFTPLCKSSQVGKFLFGDDLAKQVKDLSE; via the coding sequence ATGAATCGTGATCTCTTGAATGTGGATACCAGCCCGCCGGCGACTCAGTCGCAGCGGAGTGCGGTTTCTCCACCGGGCCAGACGCCGGCGAAGCCGGGCGCAGGGACCCGTTCCGCGAGCCAGCAACCAGCTTCGCACGATAAAGGAGATATCAAATCTCCGTCGGGCTCTTCGGGCATAGGTACCGATATGGCACTATTGAAAGCCAAGCCCaataaaattgtcaagaaaCATAAAGACAAAGGAGATATTAAATCTCTGCCGGGCTCTTCGGGCTTAGGAACCGATATGGCACCATCATCAAAAGCCAAGCCAAAAAAGAATAAACCATCCCCCTCAACTTCAAACTCTGAGTTCGAGGAGAGACTTACTAAATTGGAATCGCTTTTGACTAAAGCACTTGAGAATCAGGCCACCCGTTATCAAGATAGTGCCCCTTCTGAGGCCGAGTCTTTTTACGATGATAGTAATTATGGCTATGATGATCAGAATTCTCAGTTTCACGCAGGTCAGGTCCATGTGACCAATGTCAGTGATGACTATTTACAAGCACCAGATTTCGAGAGTGGGGAAGGTGAATGTGATGTGGGCCAAGGCCCAAGCATTCCGGCATTAGCCGCTAAGTTTGCCCAGCCCCAAGAGATGGGACAAGCAATTGATGATAATCTAGCGATGTCTGCATCGTATTTACTCTCCAACAAGTTGGGTGAAAAGGCTCTTGAGGAGTCTTTGGGAAAATACCCCCCACCCACCAATTGCCCCTTGGTCGATGTGCCAAGAGTTAATGGTCCCATTTGGGACAAACTAAAACAAGTAACTAGACAAAGAGACCTGCAACTACAAAAAATTCAACGTTCACTAACCAGAGGTttgacagcatttttgcaatcTTTAGACCCGGGGAATATTTCTGAAGCTCAACAAGATTGCCTCGCTTTGCTCAGCAATGCCAATTTTGAGCTAAATTGCACTAGGAAACGTCTTATCAGACCTGATATGAATATGAAGTTTACACCATTGTGCAAATCTTCCCAAGTGGGCAAGTTCTTGTTTGGAGATGATCTTGCTAAGCAAGTGAAAGACCTGAGTGAGTAA